From the genome of Oryza glaberrima chromosome 1, OglaRS2, whole genome shotgun sequence:
ggcgacacggcgtgaggaggagaaggcagtAGCGGCGCCGCGTGTGCGAGATGGCGGAGAGGCGTGGtgcgaggagcggaggaggagaaagcgGAGACACATGCGAGCGCTAGGAAAGTGCGGCGCATGTGGGGAGGATCGGTGGAGTGGGAAGGAGAGGTGGGGACAGGGTATGGAAAGTTAGGGTTTTCTTTAATGGGCTATTAGGCTGTATTGGGCTTTTACATTAATTCGGTCAGTTCGGTTATTTCAGTTAACCGAAGGAGATGACCGAAAAGACCATGTAAAATTCGGTTAGTTGCAACTGAGGACCGAATTTGTGACCGAAATTTTCGGTCTCGGTTAGTtcggtttggtttttttctgcccacccctaggTGGGGCGAAGCATGTCGAGTGGAGCAAAGGAGTAGGTGGAGTGGCGGGGTGGAGCAGAGGGACAGGCGGAGCTGTAGCGGAACGGGGTGGCGGCATCATATAGGAAGTAACTCTAACAGAATATAAGTAACCTTGACGATATTAGAAGTAACTATACAACAAGGGAAAATAACtctaataaaataattacagtAGTAAATACACTACTAGAGGGAAGTAATTTCACGGTATTACGAGTAATTCTGAAGTAATAGAAATACCTTTTCATGGTACTCTAAATGTAACTCTctggaaaaaaatagaattaacCATCTAGAAATACCGATACTGCTTTTTTAAGAATAAACATTAGAAGTAATTATGATTtgtgtaagttacttttagaatctattaaatttactttcgcAAATATCTAAGAAGTAAATTAGTCAAATTTAATAGAACTACTATTGGGAGTGCTGCGCGCTCCTATATTCCAAGCGCCAAACGTGTATCAGCCAGGCCCACCTCACCCCACTTTCCATCATCCCGCTCCCACCGTTATcagagtaaacgatttacttcgataaaaacaacttctctggTTACGATCCCACTCCACGTCCTGTCATTCCACTCCTACCGttatcggagtaaacgatttactttgataataaaaacaacttcccttTCGATCCCATCCCACATCCCGCATCGTGCTCCCACCATTATCAGAGTAACTTCTCTACTTctggtatatattctatttttcccgtacccaaccaaccactctcgcccccacttcattttttcctttttttttgggatatgAATCGATCCACCATTCCAGCCCATAGATCGGCAAcgcaccatggaggaggaggacgacgataccatggcggtggccggcgagcggtggccggcgacgctTGAGGCGAAGGCACTGCTTCAGGCCTCGCTGCCGCAACATCCGTTTCAGATCGATGCTGAAGAGACGTCTGGCCCATGGCGAATGAGGTGAACGTCGTGGGGACGGTGAGTTCTCTCAGCAATTCCTAATGAGATTCTTGATTTCTTGCAAGAATTGTATACaatctatgattaattaaattctttATCATTCTTGATTCTATGCAGTCTGACTTCGATTGGGTTGAGCACTCATCTTGGCGTGCTTCTCTATTCTCCCTTGCATGGCGGAGATCCTGTTTGTGATGGTCAATTGATTTGGTAACATCGGCAAGAAACTGTGATTTGTTCCATCACCTCTGTCGTTACCTAGTTTATGACAGTGAGGCGGTGACAACAGCAATGACGACCTCCATCTTTGGCTCTGTCGCCAGATCCGGCTCCTACCTAGATCGCAGCGGCCAGACTTGGTGCTGCCTCGGCTCCAGCCTGCATCTCTGCCGCTTTGTCTTCTTGCTCTCTCTAGCAGGACAGAAACTCCATTCAGCCGTCACGAGGAACTGGCGATGGCGTGTATTGCTGTGTTtgtgtgtaaaatttttattcttgTGCTTTTACTATGATGTGCATgtaaaatctttattttttgtcCCGTGATTTAGGATGGAGTGATTCAATGTATAAGTAAAAAATTTATTCACGCATTATTTGGGGGTAAACTAATTAGGCCCCAGTAACTCCctccttatttatttttccttttttttcttgcttgatGCACTCATTATAAGAAATCATCAATCAAGGCTGGCAATAATGCAATTACTACAAGTTAATGCatcatcaattttcatttacatCGACAATAATACGAATACTACAAGTTTTGATCAACCAATATTGTTCATAATCCAACTACTACAAgcaccatcaattttcatttatgtCGACAGTAACTTGATTACCACAAGATTTCACCAAGCATGGTTGTTGTTAATCCAATTACTACAGGCACATgcaccatcaattttcatttacatCGACAGTAATTCGATTGCTACAAGATTTGGTCTCAGTTTGTTGCACATCATATCGTAACTACTTCGATTGGAAACAGAGATAAACCAATTACAACGATTATTTTCAACCGACCACCGATTTACGGATCTGTAATTGATTTACCCCGAATTCAAATAGAACTAATCTACACAGATCGAACGTGGGCAACCGAACACAAGTTTTTGCGGACTCTGGGCGTGATGTGCGGTGCTAGGAACAATATTCCGCGCTCTAGCGCTTGGAATAGTGCTACCACAAAttttaaagtaatttacatgtatggtaaaagtagttttcatatataaagtaatttacaacattattttcttttcatcagAATATTAAGGatttgttataaagatttaattacaacgaacaCAATTATATAATtggattatagatcggatacgtaatttggaagaaaaaaaatatttgaagctTAGCTATTAAGGATATCTTTTCCTTAcagttgcatgcttgcatactTTCAAAAGCGCGCTAGCGCGCTCGATTGACAGGGTACTAATTATGAAAATTACTGAGTCGCACATTCAAGGAATTACGAGAGCACGTATTGTGAGTGGCATCCAATTTTAATTCCTTTGTTATGATGCCAGTGCTTAAAGCGACTAATCAACACATTCTGAATTATAAATATGATGAAAGCAATCAGGATTGCAGTGGGGTTTCAGTAGTGAAATATGACTAGATTGTTAGCTCCATTAATTTGAGATAGGGTACGGATCGACTATACTAAACAATGGCTGTTTAGCAGAATTTAGGGGAGAAAAACTTGTTTTGTTGGTAACTGACTATCTATATTCCTTCTAGTAGTGTGCCAGTGTGATGGGTCAATATGGTAGGTGGCGAGTTCCTTCCCCTGACTGACATGCTTTGGATTTTCGTTTCTCTATCGTTGTTCAGATAAAAGATGGTTAATCACAAGAAGATTAATTAAGGACGGCTTAAATCATAAAGGGGATAAAACAAGCTATCTTGATGAACAACCTTAATGGCGAAACACCGAACCGGATCCACATTCTCCGGTTGTCACTTGCACTGTCTAAAACACAATAAATTCCTCAGATTCCATACAGAATATCTTAAATTCCTGTACTCTAAGGCTAAAAAACCTCAGAATTAAAAGTTGGAGAGACTAGTAGTGCCCCACACCATTAGTGTGGCTTTGATCAACAACAACTATCAACTATTTCTTGTAGTACCATCTTATCGTTATAACTTGTCACTTTGATCTTTTTAGTCGCCAAACCAATGCAAATTGGACCCTGCATATACAAAACAAGACCATACCGTTTTCTCCATTATAGATCAGGCGTTTGATACTTTGATTGCTCAAAATTGTGACTGATTGATTGATGCTATTTACTACTACGTGTTTGCTAATCGCTGCTACGTCGGCAAACTATATATCCATCCGAGAACATGCAATGGCCAGTTCACCACTATGCGCATGGTGACACTAGCTAGTGACAGTCTGACTGACACCGGCTAACTGCAGGTTTATcagagaaaattaattaattaacaagatgATCGATGTGGACTTGCACTGACAAAGAATCGCAAGTTTCCAAGGGCATCAAGATCGTGCGACAATGCAAAGCTTCggatgcatatgcatatttGTGAGACGACATGGATGTCaatatataaaagaaagaaCAGTCTCACCTAAGGCCAGCATGGTAGCATGATATGGTGGTGATTTCGCAGTCATGTTAATTGGTCTCATTCTCATATATGCATTTGCTCACAAGAGAGAGTGACATGAGCTATTTTGTGTTTCTACTATGCCGATGCATACAACTATGTAGTGAGATTTGTGACCATATTTATACTTTGTTCAAACCATGGATCAACACATATACCACTGTTGTTTGGATAGCAACCATAGGTAGCGATCAGAACGTAGGCTCGTTCGTTTTAGATGGTCGATGATGGGTGATAGATTATTCCAACTTTATAAAAGGGTACAAAACgaacaaattaaatattaacaACTTAGTACAAATAGATTTTAGAAAATATTCTAagaaatttctatatagaaaactttttcAAAAGGCATACCGTTTAAAAGCCCTTAATCCGAGCCCGAAACATCAACTTTAATCAAATCCTCGTcaataagaatcaaaaccttAAACCTTGCAGGGGCACCGACAGGCGGCTACCAATTTGCTCACTGCTCACATGTACTGCTAATTATGCAGACTCATCAACTAAGCAATCAGTAGTCAACAGTGAAACAATGACCCATCCATAATACAGTCCTAATTAAGGGATCAATTAGCACTTACCTTTCTCCATTCCTTACCTTTTAATGGTTATTTTCTTTGGATGAAATGACATTCGTGGGACTATACCGTAATATctatccgtttcaaaatataagagattccAGGATAGTTTAACTTGGATTTTTTGACTTGTAAAACGAGACAAGCAattatcaaataattaattaagtattgatTATAACTTAAAATTGATTTATTAGATTTTCAAAAGAAACTTGTATGTAGAAAGCTTTTAgacaaaacacaccgtttatcAGTTTGGGAAGCAGCCTCACAGTAaacgagggattttttttttcatcccaaACTCACTTAGAGGTAGAAGTCAGCCTAGCTACCCAAAAAATATGAGATAGCttgtattttaggatgaagatATACAACCTATATCTCTCAGTCTGTACTCTTTCACTCAAGGAAGTTGATCGATTCACCATTGTACTTCCTCCTGTTTTCAATATAtaatgccgttgacttttatATGTTAGTTTGACCATTTGACTTACTCAAATAAATATgtaattaaaatttattttgttgtgacttagTTTATGAGTGAatgtactttaagcacaacttacttttttacatatttacacaaaaaaattatatacaaacaaataatcaaatgcatgtccaaaattaatggtgtcatctattaaaagatAATTTTACTATCCTTGATAAGGTACCAGGAGGTATCACATCTTCTAGTGTAAAATatacctcgaggtaccaaaAAATTTAGTTACCTCGAGTTATTTTCTTAAGGGCTATAAAatttttccaattaaaaacTGTTGGGAGTAAAATTTAATCCTCATTTTGATCTTCCTAAGGGAGCAATTAAGCAATCATTACTTCCGTTTCAAAACATAAGCATTTTTCTAGTATTCGAATCTTGTTCTGCAAttaatataaacatttttaccACTATTCACACTATTGTTTGTCCCATCAAACACTATATTTAAATTTCTTTCCATCCTACCCAATCACCCTCTCACGTCCAACCCTCCCTTATTTCTTATTTATTGAGGGATATCAAAGTGCTTTCTTTCAACCTTAGTCTTATGTAAATAACAAAGAAATGCTtctattttgaaatggagggagtaattacgGCGTACATTTCCCTCTCTCTCAATTGCACCTCATTTAATCctcatttttcatctttttgatACAAGAAAAATATTGTGCTACTAATAATAGCTCATTAACAACTTACTCTCGGTTTTATAATTCTTAACGTTTTGGACAATAATATGGTCTCtgaaatatatctttgactatgttatatttttacttttttttataatagaagTTAGTGGTAGTTAAAGTTATAAAGTTTAATTTTAATCTGGTCTAAAACGTTAAAAATGATAGAAACAGAGAGAATATGTATCAGTCTGTacccttaattaattaaccgatCGACCAGACCAGACCAGACCAGAGTACCAAGAATAATGTCACAGACGAGCAGAACTCCAGAAAGGACAGCCTAACCGATCGATGGCCAAAGTGACGTACTCCTAGCCCTATATAAATGGCTACAAGCTAGGATACATTGCTGTGTGCAACCGAGCCTATTCACACCTCCAAGGAGCAAGGCACAAGGTTACAGACGTGTCACGTGCGCGCGCGCATCTCTCTGTCACGCACGCAACGTACTCACTTACGTGCTCAGCCATGGCGGCCAAcaaggccgtcgtcgtcgtcgccgccgtcctcctcctcctcgccgtcgtcgcccggCGAGCGTCGTCGCAGAGCTACAACGCGATATACAACTTCGGCGACTCCATCACCGACACCGGCAACCTCTGCACCGGCGGCTGCCCGTCGTGGCTCACCACCGGCCAGCCTCCCTACGGCAACACCTTCTTCGGCCGCCCCACCGGCCGCTGCACCAACGGCCGCGTCATCATCGACTTCCTAGGCACGCACGACGCATTTTCACCTCGGATCGATTCTGCACAGAATTTTCACTGCAAATTAAAAGATGATGAGCTTAATTTGTTCGCGCGCGCAGCTGATCGCTTCGGAttgccgctgctcccgccgtcgaaggcgagcggcggcgacttcAAGAAGGGCGCGAACATGGCCATCATCGGCGCCACCACCATGAACTTCGACTTCTTCCAGTCGCTCGGGTTGGGCAACAGCATCTGGAACAACGGCCCTCTCGACACCCAAATCCAGTGGTTCCAGCAGCTCTTGCCCTCCATCTGCGGCAACGGTAAATCAATGCTCAAATCAAATCATTTCTGTTttcattttttggtttttttgagAGGGATTTTGTTCTTCCTGAACAATCGCAGATTGCAAGAGCTACCTGAGCAAGTCGCTGTTCATCGTGGGCGAGTTCGGGGGCAACGACTACAACGCCCCTCTCTTCGGCGGCAAGAGCATGGACGAGGTGAAAGGCTACGTGCCTCAGATCATCGCCAAGATCACAAGCGGCGTAGAGGTACAAAACCATCGCCGATCGATCGAAATTGGCAACAAGATTTTCTACAGATTTCTAAGCAATCAATACATCAATCACTACTGTTGTTGATGCAGACGCTGATCGGGCTGGGAGCGGTGGACATCGTGGTGCCGGGGGTGATGCCGATCGGGTGCTTCCCGCTGTACCTGACGCTGTACCAGAGCTCCAACTCCGACGACTACGACGGCAATGGCTGCCTCAAGAGCTACAACTCCCTCTCCGTCTACCACAACGGCCTGCTCAAGCAggggctcgccggcgtccaGGCCAAGTACCCGGCCATCCGCCTCATGTACGGCAACTTCTACGACCAGGTCACCCAGATGGTTCAGTCTCCCGGGAGTTTCGGTACGTCAGAACTTCAGATTCATGAAAAGTTATTTCCccttttaattaattagctctaTAAACTTGGCATTGCAAACGATCAAAGCAGTATCAGGGTGAAACTAACAGTCGATTAATTAGCGAAAAGCCTGAAACTTTGAATCGTTCAGGACAGGCGGCTAAGATAGCTAGCACTGAATGATCCAAAATGTGAAATTGATGACTATGAGCACCGCTCCTGCGAGTAGATTGACACGCACTACTTGTGACGCCACCGGCTGCGTTCGGCAGCAGTAGATTTTGAGAGAAAATGACAATATGCCACTCCATTCGTTGGGTCTAGATGAAATGCCATCTACTAAAATACAAATGATAAAATACCACTCAATATGTTACCTTCAGGATATTTTGCCACTTTAGAAAATTTtaagaccaaaataccctttgcctgtgaagagagaggaagaaagggaACGGTTCTGCTTGCCAATGACGGAGGACGGCAGTGCtgacgggagggagggggacggcggtgattggtggaggaggacggcggcgctaTCGGGATGGCTTCGCGCGCTCCGGCACCGCCCGCACATGGGCGTGCGgcaccgccgtcctcctcccctgTCGTCGTCCGCCCTTGCGCACTCACCACCCGCCGACGGTGAGCACGGAGCCACGGATGCCGCCCAACTTGACCTTCTTCGCGCTgccctcttctttcttcctctttctccac
Proteins encoded in this window:
- the LOC127782741 gene encoding GDSL esterase/lipase At5g45910-like, with product MAANKAVVVVAAVLLLLAVVARRASSQSYNAIYNFGDSITDTGNLCTGGCPSWLTTGQPPYGNTFFGRPTGRCTNGRVIIDFLADRFGLPLLPPSKASGGDFKKGANMAIIGATTMNFDFFQSLGLGNSIWNNGPLDTQIQWFQQLLPSICGNDCKSYLSKSLFIVGEFGGNDYNAPLFGGKSMDEVKGYVPQIIAKITSGVETLIGLGAVDIVVPGVMPIGCFPLYLTLYQSSNSDDYDGNGCLKSYNSLSVYHNGLLKQGLAGVQAKYPAIRLMYGNFYDQVTQMVQSPGSFGLQYGLKVCCGAGGQGSYNYNNKARCGMSGASACGDPENYLVWDGIHLTEAAYRSIADGWLSGPYCSPAILH